CATCAATCCTTTGGCAATTGGCGTCTGTACCGATATTTTTCCTTCTTTCAAATTTGCTTCACTTTCAGGAACCAAAGTGTATTGCATCGTAGCACTATTCTTTTTGTTCTTGATGGTTACTTTATTCAGAATCTGAACTTTCGATGTATCAATTTTTGATTCATCGAGAATTCGGGCATTGGCCACTATATTTTTTATCTGTGCTATTTTAGCTTCAAGCATACCCTGGGCATCTTTTGCTGCATCGTACTCGGCATTTTCAGAGATATCTCCCTTTTCAATGGCCTCGCCAATCTGCTTCGAAATTTTTGGGCGCTCAATAGTCATCAAGTGCTCCAACTCTTTCTTCAGTTTTTCTAATCCGTCTTTCGTTAAATATGTTACTTCGGACATTTTGTATCCTCCTTTTATTTAATTGTTTCGCCTCTACGTAGGCATAAAAAAATAGAAAGAATCCCGATTTGCCCGGAACTCTTCCTAATGCAAAATTATATAATTTCTTGAATATTAAAATATTCTATGCAAAAAAATATCGGAAACAGGTGACATTTACACAGTTAGATATATTTCCTATTGATAATCTCGCTATATATCACGGCTTTCTTCAACGAAAACTTCTCACCCAGTATCAACGACTTCTTTTTCGATTTTTTTGCTTGTTCCTCTTTTCGTTTTAGCGACGCCGATTTTCTTGCTTCAGTACTATATTGGAATGACGGACGAACTTCCTGTACAGGCTCTTCTTCCTTCACTTCTTCTTGCACTACCTGTGGCTGTGGTTGCCCCGGCACATCTTTATTGTCATCCATCAGCATTTCCCAAAAATCCGGTGCACTGCCGACTCCGGGAGCTGACTCTCCGGGCGTAGCGTTCTTTTTACGTTTTTTATTGAGAATGCCAAACAAGGCAACTATCAATGTTAATATAATAACTACTATATCATCCATAATTTTCTATCAGCAATAAATTGTATTTTTGGCTGTTTAATTTATAAAAGTACGAAACGCGTACGGAAATAAAAATTTTCGCGTTAAAGAATAATAAAACAAAGTTAGCATCATGCAAAAAAAGAGCAACAGCAGGAAGTCGGGTTATTCGGGGATGAAGTATTTGTTTTTTATTGCATTTTCATTTCTGATGTATTCGTCGTGCAACGAGATTGATTCTGAAATCCCTGATGTCTGGGTGGGCTTAAATCTTGATTTGGGGCTTTACAACGAACTAACCGTGCCTGGAAACTCGGCCTACTTCCCGAACCAGGGATTTGGAGGCGTTATTGTTTATTGCGAAATAGAAGGCTCGTATTATGCTTTTGATGCAGCTTGCACTAATGAAATCAATCCATCGTGCAGGGTAGCAAACGATGGCGTTGTTGGTAAATGCTCCTGTTGCGAATCGGAATTTATCTTTATTGGAGGGAGTGTTACAAAAGGCCCGGCTGCGGCTCCTTTAAAACAATACAACACTTCGCTTAACGGAAATATACTCCGGATATACAACTAAAAAATGGGCTCCAGAAATTGAAACCCATTTTCTATCGTACATTTTTTTCTTCTTAATATCTGTAGTGCTCCGGCTTAAACGGACCTTCTTTCGAAACGCCCAAATAAGAGGCCTGTTTTTCGGTAAGTTCGGTCAATTTTACACCAATTTGCTCCAGGTGCAAACGTGCAACTTCCTCATCCAGTTTTTTCGATAAAGTGAAAACACCAACTTCGTAGTCGTTCTCCCACAAATCAATTTGTGCCAGCGACTGGTTAGTAAACGAGTTACTCATCACAAACGACGGGTGTCCGGTTGCACATCCGAGGTTTACCAAACGACCTTCGGCCAACAGATAAATACAGTGACCATCTTCGTAGGTATATTTATCAACCTGTGGTTTGATGTTCACCTTTTCGATACCCGGCCATTTTTCCATTTTGGCAACCTGAATTTCATTGTCGAAGTGGCCAATATTACAAACGATCGATTGATCTTTCATATTTGCCATGTGCTCGGCTGTAATTACATCGCAGTTTCCGGTTGTGGTTACATAAATGTTTCCTTCGGCCAATGCATCTTCCATTGTTTTTACCTCGAAACCTTCCATGGCTGCCTGCAGCGCACAAATCGGGTCGATTTCGGTAACAATTACACGAGCGCCATAACTACGCATTGAGTGAGCACAACCTTTACCAACATCGCCATAACCGGCAACAACAACAACTTTCCCGGCAATCATTACATCGGTAGCACGTTTAATACCATCGGCCAGCGACTCGCGACATCCGTACAGGTTATCAAATTTCGACTTGGTAACCGAATCGTTAACATTGATTGCAGGCACCAGTAGCTCGCCTTTGTCGGCCATCTGATACAAACGGTGCACTCCGGTAGTTGTCTCTTCTGAAACACCTTTCCATTCAGCTACCGTGCGGTGCCATTTCTGGTTATCTTCTTTTAATGTAGTTTTCAGTAACTCAAGAACTACTTCTTCTTCTTCGCTTGACGCTTCAACATCCAAAACGCTGGCGTCTTTTTCGGCAGCATATCCTTTATGAATTAGCAAGGTAGCATCGCCACCGTCATCCACAATCAGTTGCGGGCCTTTTCCATCGGGAAAACCCATTGCCTCGCGGGTGCACCACCAGTATTCTTCCAGTGTTTCACCTTTCCATGCAAACACCGGCACTCCGGCTTTTGCAATAGCTGCCGCCGCATGATCCTGTGTTGAAAATATATTACAGCTTGCCCAACGAACATCTGCTCCAAGGGCAACAAGTGTTTCAATTAAAACAGCCGTTTGCACGGTCATATGCAAACTTCCCATTACACGCACGCCGTTGAGCGGTTTGCGTGGGCCAAATTTTTCTCTGATGGCCATTAATCCCGGCATTTCCTTCTCCGCGATCTCAATTTCTTTTCTTCCGAATTCTGCCAATGAAATATCGGCTACTTTGTAATCTAGTTTTTTCTGAACTGACACGGTCATATCTTATTACTTTAATTTTCTCAAATAAAATAGCTTGCAAAAATAACAATTTTTGCCACAAAAAAGTTGAAAATCAGTGATAAGGATTAGTTACCCATGTCGGAGAAGAACTTCACACGCATCAATCGAATGTCATCTTCCGAGTATTCTTCCTCGCCTAATTCTTCCAAAGCATCCTCGATGGAGTCGGTTTCAGCCTCGCGGAAATATTCAAAAATATCATCCTGATGATCTTCGTCAATCACATCATCAATGTAATAATCGATATTTAATTTAGTCCCGGAATTCACAATCGCCTCCACTTCTCCAATCACATCGCTCACTTCAATACCTTTTGAGTCTGCAATATCTTCAAACGACAATTTGCGGTCGATACTCTGAATAATAAACACCTTCATTTTCGACTTGTTGGCCACAGTACGCACCACCAAATCTTCAGGACGTTCAATCTCATTTTCTTCCACATACGATTTTATCAGCGCCAAAAACTCTTTTCCATAACGGCGGGCTTTACCCTGTCCAACTCCCTGAATATTTTGCAGGTCCTCAGTAGTTACCGGGTATTGAATAGACATGTCGGCCAACGACGGATCCTGAAAAATTACAAAGGGCGGCAAATCATGCTTTCTAGCAATCTTCTTCCGCAGATCTTTCAACATTGCAAACAACTGCGGATCGCCACTGGCACCTCCTGAAGGAGCGCCTCCAGTACCTGAGGAATCATCTTCTTCTTCGTATTCGTGGTTTTTCACCAACATAAAACTATGTGGTTTCTCCAGAAACTCGTGTCCTTTTTCAGTGACTTTCAGCAGACCATAATTTTCAATGTCTTTATTAATAATGCCGGCTACCATAGACTGTCGGAACACGGCATTCCAAAAACGCTCGTCGTGTTCTTTCCCTGCTCCAAACGATTTTAGCGTATAATGCTTAAATGACTTAATGGCAGCCGTACTATTCCCAATCAGAATATTGGCAATATGGTCGCCTTTGTATTTCTCATTCACTTCAAGAATGGCTTTCAGTGCGGTAACAATATCGTCTTTGGCCTCAATTTGCTCTTTCGGATTTAGGCAGTTATCGCAGTTTCCACAATTATCAGTTCTGTAGTGCTCGCCAAAATAATGCAACAATATTATGCGGCGGCAAATAGCCGACTCGGCATACGAAACCGTATCTAATAAAAGTTGTTTCCCGATCTCCTGCTCTGCTACCGGTTTCCCGTGCATAAATTTCTCCAGCTTCTGAATGTCTTTATAACTGTAAAAAGTAATGCACTGTCCTTCGCCACCATCACGGCCCGCCCGCCCGGTTTCCTGGTAATAACCTTCCAGACTTTTGGGAATATCATAGTGAATCACAAATCGCACATCAGGCTTATCGATACCCATACCAAAAGCAATGGTAGCCACAATTACATCCACCTCTTCCATCAAAAATTTATCCTGATTACCGGAGCGGGTTGTCGCATCCATCCCTGCATGATAAGCAAGTGCTTTAACTCCGTTCACCAGCAGGGTTTCGGCCAGCTCTTCAACTTTCTTTCGGCTCAAACAATAGATAATGCCCGATTTCCCTTCGTTTTGTTTTATGAATTTTATGATCTGCGTTTCGGTTTTAACCTTTGGCCGCACTTCGTAATAAAGATTCGCGCGATTAAATGATGCCTTAAAAACTTTTGCATCTAAAATGCCAAGGTTTTTTTGAATATCGTGCTGCACCTTTGCCGTGGCCGTTGCTGTAAGTGCTACAATTGGCGACTTCCCAATTTCTTCAACAATCGGTTTTATTCGTCTGTACTCCGGTCTGAAATCGTGTCCCCACTCCGAAATACAGTGAGCCTCATCAATGGCGTAAAACGATATCTTTATTTGTTTAAGAAATTCAATGTTTTCTTCCTTTGTCAACGACTCAGGAGCAACATAAAGCAGTTTTGTTTTTCCGGCCAGCACATCTTCCTTAACCAGTGTTATGGCTGCTTTCGACAGCGATGAATTTAAGAAATGAGCAACACTATCTTCGGAATGCGTACCACGTATTGCATCTACTTGATTTTTCATCAAAGCAATTAATGGAGAAATCACAATGGCAGTACCATCAAGAATTAACGCCGGCAACTGATAAATTAACGACTTTCCTCCACCTGTTGGCATTAACACAAAGGTGTCTTTTCCGTCCATCACACTTTTAATCGCTTCTTCCTGTTGCCCTTTAAAACGGTCGAAACCAAAAAAACGCTGCAACTCTTCTGCTAATACAACTTTTTTACTCATATGTTCAATCTCCCAATATCTGTAGCATACGCAAATTCTAAATTATTAAAAGTAAGCAAAATGGCAATACAATTTAATAAAATTTATACTTTAAAATTTGATGTATTTAATAGAGGCTAACATTATGTGAAAAGTTTGAGCCCTGCAATATATAAGTAATATTTGAGATTTTTAATGTGGAAAATTCATGTACATTTGTGAAGTTTTTTTTGAAAACCAAAATTCATGAGCGAAGAACGTACTACAAAAAAGCAAGGGGAAGAAAGTCCAAAAGAAGAAATGTCCTTTCTTGAACACCTCGAAATACTTCGTTGGCACATTATCAGGTCATCATCGGCCATTGTGCTTTTTGCCATCGTCGCGTTTGTTATGAAATCGTTTATTTTCGATGTGGTTATCCTCAGCCCGAGAATGCCCGATTTTTGGACCAACCGTATGTTTGCCAAACTTGGCGATCTGGTAGGATCGGAGGCATTAAAAATTAACCAGGTACCATTAAAAATGCAAAGTATAAAAATTGCAGGACAGTTTTCTACACATATTATGGTATCGATAATTGCCGGTTTTATTTTGGCGTCGCCTGTTGTTTTCTACGAGTTCTGGCGTTTTATAAAACCCGCTTTATACGAAAAAGAACGAAAACACGCAGGCGGTGCTGTATTTTTTACTTCAATACTATTTTTAATGGGTATATTATTTGGTTACTTTTTAATAGTACCATTATCCATTCACTTTTTAGGCACCTATCAGGTCAGTAGCGAAGTTGAAAACACCATTAATCTTCGTTCATATATTGGATCGGTAACATCCATCTCATTGGCGGCCGGAGTTGTTTTCCTTTTACCCATTTTCTCTTATTTTTTGAGCAAAGTAGGACTGCTTACTCCAGAATTTATGAAAACATACCGACGCCATTCATATGTAGTAATGTTGCTGCTCTCGGCTATTATAACTCCTCCCGATATTTTCAGCCAGATTATGGTTTGTTTCCCGTTGGTTTTTCTTTACGAAATTGGTATTGTAATTTCGCGTCGTGTAGTTAAAAATCGTGAAAAAGCGATGGAGGCCATGTAATTCAGTCAAAAATTGACGTTATTTGAACCATTATGATTCTTCGAGCAGAAAATATCGTTAAAAAATACCGAAAAAGAACCGTAGTAAAAGGAGTTAGTTTTCAGGTTGAGCAAGGCGAAATTGTGGGATTATTAGGTCCAAACGGAGCCGGAAAAACCACATCATTTTACATGATTGTTGGATTGATTCAACCATTTTCAGGAAAAATATTTCTCGACGAAAAGGAAATTACAAAACTTCCGGTTTACAAAAGAGCACAGCGTGGTATTGGCTATCTGGCTCAGGAAGCTTCAGTTTTCAGGAAGTTGAGTATTGAAGATAATATCAGGGCTGTTCTGGAAATGACCGATTATTCGAAAGAGTACCAGAAAGAAAAATTGGAAACATTGCTTGATGAATTCAGTTTACAGCACATTCGAAAGAGCAAAGGTATTCAGCTTTCGGGTGGTGAGCGACGCCGTACAGAAATAGCACGGGCACTGGCCATCGATCCTAAATTTATTTTACTGGATGAGCCGTTTGCCGGAGTTGACCCGATTGCGGTGGAAGATATTCAGCAAATTGTAATGCAGCTGAAAGAAAAAAACATTGGCGTATTAATTACCGACCACAATGTGCACGAAACGCTGCGAATTACAGACCGCTCCTATCTCCTGTTTGAAGGCAATATTCTAAAAGCCGGAACAGCTGATGAGTTGGCTGCCGATGAGGATGTGCGCCGTGTTTACCTCGGCCAGAACTTCGAATTACGCTAGAAAAAACAAATTCCCCATTTTTTTCATTTTTTTGTTTGCAGATTAAAAAATGTTTCTTTCCTTTGCAGCGCTAAAATAAAAACGGCGCTTTAAACGAAAAGCAAACCGATTTTAGCTGAGAAAAAAATCCTGAAAAAATTTGGTCGATTACAAAAATGCTGTATTTTTGCAGTCCCAAAATTAAGGGAGTTAAATAGGAAGGCCCGTTCGTCTAGGGGTTAGGACGCCAGGTTTTCATCCTGGTAGCAGGGGTTCGAATCCCCTACGGGCTACTAATTTTTAAAAAGAGAGAAAGAAAGAAAATGGCACATCATAAGTCAGCATTAAAAAGAATTCGTCAAGACGAAAAAAAGAGAGTACACAACAAGTACTACGCAAAAACTACACGTAATGCAATTAAAGCTTTGCGTAATGCTACTGACAAAGCTGAAGCAGAGAAAATGTATCCTTCAGTTGTTGCTATGATTGATAAATTAGCGAAACGCAATATCATTCATAAAAACAAAGCTGCAAACTTAAAATCGAAATTAACTACTCAGGTTAATTCGTTGTAAGAAGAGAAAAACCACATTATATAGAAAACCTCTCCGAATTTCGGGGAGGTTTTTTTGTGTTTCATAATCCCGTATGTTCTGTAACTATAATTTAGTATTTCCGAAATAACTAATTATAATTAATTTTAGGATAGAACTCCGGGACAAATGGGAGAATACAAGAAACTAAATATAAAAGACTGGGCTGTTGAAGATCGTCCGCGCGAATAACTAATTATAATTAATTTTAGGATAGAACTCCGGGACAAATGGGAGAATACAAGAAACTAAATATAAAAGACTGGGCTGTTGAAGATCGTCCGCGCGAGAAACTACTAAGCAAAGGACCACGATCGCTAACCGATGCCGAACTCATTGCTATTTTAATTGGCTCGGGAAATATTGAAGAAACAGCTGTTGAACTCTCCAGACGCATTTTAGCATCGGCCGATAACAACTTAAACGAACTGGGCCGAAAAAGCATCGAATTTCTTATCAAATTTCAGGGAATTGGCGAAGCAAAAGCCGTTACCATTGCAGCTGCACTGGAGTTGGGCAAGCGCCGGAAAGAGGCTGATGTATTCAATAAAAAACAAATTACCTCCAGTAAAGACGCGGCTGAATATTTCCAGCCCATGCTTGGCGATCTGAATCACGAAGAGTTCTGGATTTTGCTGCTTAACCGCGGCAACCGCATTATCGACTCGTTTATGGTGAGCCAGGGTGGAATTTCAGGAACTGTAATCGATGTGCGGCTGATATTAAAAAATGCCTTGGATAAAATGGCCAGTGCCATCATTCTCTGCCATAACCATCCTTCAGGAACTATGCAGGCATCAAATGCCGATCTGAATATTACCCGTAAAATTAAGAATGCGGCTGAAATTATGGATATCACAGTGCTCGACCATATTATTATTGGGCAAAACAGTTACCTGAGTTTAGCCGACGAAGGAATGTTAAACTAATAAATCGAACGAAAATGATACTTTTTTATTCCGACGAAGTTAACCCACGGATTGAGTACATTGCAAAACTGATCTTCGCGAACATTTTGCAAACGGAAATAGCATTTACTCAAAATTCTGCGGAGTTTCGAAAGTCGGAAATCCCAAAGATCAACTATTCGCACGATAAATTTGATGATGAATTTTATATCAAACCACACAAACTCATTTTTCAGAATGCACTTATAAAACCAACAATTAATTCCGTTTGGTACGAGGGTGAAAAATATTTCTGCGAAACGTCCAAAGACTCCGACCTGCCTTTCGATCCTTTTGCAGCTTCGTTTTACCTGGTAACCCGCCACGAAGAATATGTAGATAAAAACCGCGACAAACTGGGGCGTTATCCTTATCAGAACAGTATTCTTACCAAATATAATTTACTGCAAAAACCGGTGGTAAATATCTGGGCAAAACTTTTAGCAAAGTTGCTGGAAGAGAAATACCCTGAATTTAGTTACATTGATTCGAAATTTAAGTTTATCTCCACCATCGATGTCGATAATGCTTACGCCTATCAAAACAAAGGATTTCTGCGAACAACAGCGGCCTGGGCAAAATCGTTGATAAAAGGGAACCGGCAAGATACCATAAAGCGTAAACGGGTTTTAGGCGGTGAAGAATCCGATCCATACGACACCTACGCCTACCTCGACAGCGTATTTGCCGGTAACGAGGATAAAGTAAAATTCTTCTTTTTGCTGGGCGATTACGGGAAGTACGACAAGAACATTGCTCACACCAATAAAGAATACCGCGAACTAATAAAAAAGACAGCCGAAAAATACGACGTTGGAATTCACCCCTCGTTCGGCAGTAGCAAGAAAAAAGGTAAAAAGAAAGTAAGATTAGAAAAACAACGACTGGAAGAAATTATTGGCAAAAGTATTTCCAAAAGTCGCCAGCATTATT
This is a stretch of genomic DNA from uncultured Draconibacterium sp.. It encodes these proteins:
- the greA gene encoding transcription elongation factor GreA, whose product is MSEVTYLTKDGLEKLKKELEHLMTIERPKISKQIGEAIEKGDISENAEYDAAKDAQGMLEAKIAQIKNIVANARILDESKIDTSKVQILNKVTIKNKKNSATMQYTLVPESEANLKEGKISVQTPIAKGLMGKKVGDVVEIKVPSGVIPFEIVEISI
- the ahcY gene encoding adenosylhomocysteinase; the protein is MTVSVQKKLDYKVADISLAEFGRKEIEIAEKEMPGLMAIREKFGPRKPLNGVRVMGSLHMTVQTAVLIETLVALGADVRWASCNIFSTQDHAAAAIAKAGVPVFAWKGETLEEYWWCTREAMGFPDGKGPQLIVDDGGDATLLIHKGYAAEKDASVLDVEASSEEEEVVLELLKTTLKEDNQKWHRTVAEWKGVSEETTTGVHRLYQMADKGELLVPAINVNDSVTKSKFDNLYGCRESLADGIKRATDVMIAGKVVVVAGYGDVGKGCAHSMRSYGARVIVTEIDPICALQAAMEGFEVKTMEDALAEGNIYVTTTGNCDVITAEHMANMKDQSIVCNIGHFDNEIQVAKMEKWPGIEKVNIKPQVDKYTYEDGHCIYLLAEGRLVNLGCATGHPSFVMSNSFTNQSLAQIDLWENDYEVGVFTLSKKLDEEVARLHLEQIGVKLTELTEKQASYLGVSKEGPFKPEHYRY
- the recQ gene encoding DNA helicase RecQ, which codes for MSKKVVLAEELQRFFGFDRFKGQQEEAIKSVMDGKDTFVLMPTGGGKSLIYQLPALILDGTAIVISPLIALMKNQVDAIRGTHSEDSVAHFLNSSLSKAAITLVKEDVLAGKTKLLYVAPESLTKEENIEFLKQIKISFYAIDEAHCISEWGHDFRPEYRRIKPIVEEIGKSPIVALTATATAKVQHDIQKNLGILDAKVFKASFNRANLYYEVRPKVKTETQIIKFIKQNEGKSGIIYCLSRKKVEELAETLLVNGVKALAYHAGMDATTRSGNQDKFLMEEVDVIVATIAFGMGIDKPDVRFVIHYDIPKSLEGYYQETGRAGRDGGEGQCITFYSYKDIQKLEKFMHGKPVAEQEIGKQLLLDTVSYAESAICRRIILLHYFGEHYRTDNCGNCDNCLNPKEQIEAKDDIVTALKAILEVNEKYKGDHIANILIGNSTAAIKSFKHYTLKSFGAGKEHDERFWNAVFRQSMVAGIINKDIENYGLLKVTEKGHEFLEKPHSFMLVKNHEYEEEDDSSGTGGAPSGGASGDPQLFAMLKDLRKKIARKHDLPPFVIFQDPSLADMSIQYPVTTEDLQNIQGVGQGKARRYGKEFLALIKSYVEENEIERPEDLVVRTVANKSKMKVFIIQSIDRKLSFEDIADSKGIEVSDVIGEVEAIVNSGTKLNIDYYIDDVIDEDHQDDIFEYFREAETDSIEDALEELGEEEYSEDDIRLMRVKFFSDMGN
- the tatC gene encoding twin-arginine translocase subunit TatC; its protein translation is MSEERTTKKQGEESPKEEMSFLEHLEILRWHIIRSSSAIVLFAIVAFVMKSFIFDVVILSPRMPDFWTNRMFAKLGDLVGSEALKINQVPLKMQSIKIAGQFSTHIMVSIIAGFILASPVVFYEFWRFIKPALYEKERKHAGGAVFFTSILFLMGILFGYFLIVPLSIHFLGTYQVSSEVENTINLRSYIGSVTSISLAAGVVFLLPIFSYFLSKVGLLTPEFMKTYRRHSYVVMLLLSAIITPPDIFSQIMVCFPLVFLYEIGIVISRRVVKNREKAMEAM
- the lptB gene encoding LPS export ABC transporter ATP-binding protein, with protein sequence MILRAENIVKKYRKRTVVKGVSFQVEQGEIVGLLGPNGAGKTTSFYMIVGLIQPFSGKIFLDEKEITKLPVYKRAQRGIGYLAQEASVFRKLSIEDNIRAVLEMTDYSKEYQKEKLETLLDEFSLQHIRKSKGIQLSGGERRRTEIARALAIDPKFILLDEPFAGVDPIAVEDIQQIVMQLKEKNIGVLITDHNVHETLRITDRSYLLFEGNILKAGTADELAADEDVRRVYLGQNFELR
- the rpsT gene encoding 30S ribosomal protein S20; this translates as MAHHKSALKRIRQDEKKRVHNKYYAKTTRNAIKALRNATDKAEAEKMYPSVVAMIDKLAKRNIIHKNKAANLKSKLTTQVNSL
- the radC gene encoding DNA repair protein RadC, with translation MGEYKKLNIKDWAVEDRPREKLLSKGPRSLTDAELIAILIGSGNIEETAVELSRRILASADNNLNELGRKSIEFLIKFQGIGEAKAVTIAAALELGKRRKEADVFNKKQITSSKDAAEYFQPMLGDLNHEEFWILLLNRGNRIIDSFMVSQGGISGTVIDVRLILKNALDKMASAIILCHNHPSGTMQASNADLNITRKIKNAAEIMDITVLDHIIIGQNSYLSLADEGMLN
- a CDS encoding polysaccharide deacetylase family protein encodes the protein MILFYSDEVNPRIEYIAKLIFANILQTEIAFTQNSAEFRKSEIPKINYSHDKFDDEFYIKPHKLIFQNALIKPTINSVWYEGEKYFCETSKDSDLPFDPFAASFYLVTRHEEYVDKNRDKLGRYPYQNSILTKYNLLQKPVVNIWAKLLAKLLEEKYPEFSYIDSKFKFISTIDVDNAYAYQNKGFLRTTAAWAKSLIKGNRQDTIKRKRVLGGEESDPYDTYAYLDSVFAGNEDKVKFFFLLGDYGKYDKNIAHTNKEYRELIKKTAEKYDVGIHPSFGSSKKKGKKKVRLEKQRLEEIIGKSISKSRQHYLRLKFPKTYTRLIKAGIEEDYTLGYSAQPGFRGGICTPYCFYDLKHESVTNLKIIPFNIMDGTLRYYLQLPPEKAFVEIRKIMQEVKNVGGTFVSVWHNETVNDLGTWKGFREVFEQMNKLGFEWANE